CGCGTGTTCTCCGGATCGATCAAGCCGATGAGGGATCCCTGGGACCGCGAGATCTTCTGGATCGGGGGCGGCTCCATCGTCTGGAGCGGCGAGGACAACTCCGACTTCCGCGCCATTCAGGACGGCTACATCTCGGTGACGCCGCTTCACCTCGACCTCACGAATTACAGCATGCTGGAATCAGCGGGGAATTGGTGGCGGGACCTCTAGACGGGGCCATGGGCGGCGCGCGGCGCCGGCTCGTGGAGCTCCTGCGTGAGAAGGGGATCCGCGACCTGGCGGTGCTGCGCGCCTTCGACATGACGCCCCGGCACGCCTTCGTGCCCACTGGCGTGCGCCATCGCGCGTACGAGGACTCGTCGCTGCCCATCGGCAGCGGCCAGACGATCTCCCAGCCCTCGATCCACGCCCGCTATCTGGAGACCCTCGGGCTCAAGGGCGGGGAGCGGGTGCTGGAGATCGGCACCGGCTCGGGATATCAGACGGTGCTGCTGTCGCACCTCGTCGCGCAGGTCTTCACCATCGAGCGCATACCCGCCCTCTATACGATGGCGCGAGAGGCGATCGCCCGCGCCGGCGCCAAGAACGTCTCGATGCTCCTCGGCGACGGCACGGTGGGCTGGCGTGAGTACGCGCCCTACGACGCGATCCTCGTGAGCGCGGGCGGTCCGTCGATTCCACAGCCGCTCGTGGAGCAGTTGGCCGACGGAGGACGGATGCTCGTCCCCGTGGGTCCGATGGCCGAGCAGACGCTCAAGCTCGTGACCAGGCGCGGCGACACGGTCGAGACGAGAGACGTGGCACCAG
This region of Longimicrobiaceae bacterium genomic DNA includes:
- a CDS encoding protein-L-isoaspartate(D-aspartate) O-methyltransferase produces the protein MGGARRRLVELLREKGIRDLAVLRAFDMTPRHAFVPTGVRHRAYEDSSLPIGSGQTISQPSIHARYLETLGLKGGERVLEIGTGSGYQTVLLSHLVAQVFTIERIPALYTMAREAIARAGAKNVSMLLGDGTVGWREYAPYDAILVSAGGPSIPQPLVEQLADGGRMLVPVGPMAEQTLKLVTRRGDTVETRDVAPVRFVPLYGTHGWEQQ